Within Lagopus muta isolate bLagMut1 chromosome 1, bLagMut1 primary, whole genome shotgun sequence, the genomic segment TGATGTGTCAGTGTTATTTCATCAGCTCACACTGCTTGTCTTTTTGCAGATTGTTAACTGGGCCTACAAGCACGGTCTTGCTTCTTGGTACCCTGAGCCAGCAGACAAAGAAGCCTTTGTGAAACAGCTTGTTTATAGTCCTGATTACGATTCCTTCGTTATGGATGATTACACGTGGcctgctgcagccatgcagaCACAAGATGTATAAGTGGTTGTGAGAActgtttcctcattttttccatCGGTTCCCATGGTCCACATCACTGCTGATATAAATGAATATTAGGCTTGTGggattataaaaataattgaatcaaagtacttttttttttattatttgtcactgctttttctttgtggGAGCATATCAAGAGGGGGCAAAATAGAGTCCACACTGGGAAGTCAGTACCctgatgagagagagagaggctaTGCTTCCAGTCCATCCCAgtctgcactgcagcttttgCCATCATTTAAAGCCCCACAGACACCACGAATGCTGGTGTTCCCTCTCCAGATTTGAAAACACTACATTTAGGCTGTACAACGGCAGGCACAAGAGGAAGCAGAATCTTCCAGGGAAGGTCAGAGGCACAAAGTGGTCACGTGGCTCATTTTCTCAACAAGAGATGCTTGATGACTTCTTACCAAAAAGAAGAATctcacagagcactgctgtatTTTCGAGAACTTTGGTCAGCCAGGAATGATGTCACCATCTGTGGTCAGTCAGCCCCAGCAGATGACCCACACAGCTGCTCACCTATTCCCTTGCAGTGGAGTGGGTGAGAGAATCAGATGGGTAACAGTGAGAAAAGTTGCAGGTTGATAAGGCAATTATATAGGTACAGCAACAGCTGTGTGTACAGGCACAGCCAGGAGCCAGCTCTTGTGTTCCTTGTTCTCTCATTGTCTTCCTCTatccctgctgctcccatctTCTCCACAGTGTACCCAGAGTCTGAGGGACCCCTCCCCTCCCGCTCCTCCAAGTGCCTGCCAGGCagccaggggctgcagcaccaaACCTCTGTCCTTGGGAAAGATGGCACAGCCTGAAATACTCCGTGAGAAGGCATTTTTCTGCCAGATGTGGCTGAATCCATGGTCCTTGGCCTCTATGAGAGGGCAGCCCTGGGTGAGAGCTTGGCCAGGACGGGATTCTCTTGCCAGCAAAGGCACTACATGGTTGGGCTGCTCAGGCAGAAAACTTCCCACGGGTAGAGCTTGCTGGCCTTAGCATTAACCCATCCTtagaagcagcagaagctgctcaGTGAGCACCTTCACCTGGTAAATCCCTGCCTAATGTGAAAAAATGATGTCTCTGAAGTCTCTTCCACCACTGCCCGAAGCAATCTGATGGCTCAGGTGCCCAGGGGGCAGTAAGGATTCTGTCCAAACTCCAGGCCTAAACCATCCCCTCAAGGAGCCTCCTGCCATCCCACCTCACTTGGACATTACAGCTGCCCACATTCTTAGCAAGTGTCTGAGCCTTGGGGCCAGAGATCTGTCCCCAGAGGCCGCTTGCCCAACTGCCAGAGCCACGAGGAAAGGGATGATCATGGAAGAGAAAACCCTTCTCTGTCCAGCAGAAGTCCATAATTACCAGCATAGGCAATAGACTCAATTTTGTCTCCTGCTGGCAGAAGGCACTGTTTCCCTGTGCCCTGCCAGGCCCCATCCTGTCAGAGAATCAAAGAACCATAGGAATGGTTTGGTTTGAGAGGAAACTTAAAGCTCCATCCCCATGCTttgggctggttgccacccaccagatcaggttggCCAAggtccatccaacctggtcttcccctctccaggctgaagaagcccagttccctcaatcttttctcataggagaggttctccagcgctctggactcgatgatctcttgagatcccttccaacccctacgattctgtgattctgtgattctggacctgctgtgacagcaggtGTATGCCTAAGGGATTGCATGTGCACAATCAATCCAAGATGACAAAGTTTACCATCAGTCTAAGATGTGATCTCGGTGAATTAGTCACTTATTGAGGATCTGTATCAGGAAGGCATCATGGCATTAAGGTTTAAGTATCCACAGGTGCAAAAACTCAAGAGGCATCCCTGCTCATGGGGGAATGCTATCATGCAACTCACTGCCAGCTCAGGGGCcccctgtgctgctctttgtttATGGGGTAAGGTAACTGACTCATAGTCATACGTGTTTTTTAGGTGCATGCTCAGTTGGCTCCTAGCTGTTGAAACAGGTGTCTGCTGAGTTCTTTCAGCCCCGTAGCATGAGGCAGATTTGTGGCTGCTAATCTGTCTTTGTGAGAGCGTTATCAGTACTGTTGCTGTGTCTCAGTGCATGGCCCTGTGTGCAAGGCCAggccacagcagggagttggggGCATAAGGTGGGGGAGTTGGGGGGGACACCATCACAGGTCCTGACATGTGTCCCATCAGTTGCCATTGCCGTACATTCCCACTGCTCTCCCGCCCCTCCAGCAGTGCACAGGCAGgtctgaaatgctgcagaagcCCACAGCAGGCAGCCACGGATGCTTTGTGgttctctgcagctgcagtagAGCCACCTCTTCTGCTCTGAGAAGAACAGGGCTCAGAGCAACATCAGTTCTGAGACCAGGGCAGAGCTCAGGTTGTGTCCATCAGCTCTTCAAaacctccaaggacagagacCCCATGCTCTCTGTAGCCACCCAGTTACAGTGCTGGCCTGTCCTAAGGGCAGAAAAGCTTTCCTGACAGCAGCTCTGAACCTTCCCTGTGCCTGTCCTCTGTAGTCCATCCACTGTGCACCATGGCACACCTGGATCAGTCATGAAGCATCTTCTTAGAAACAGGGGGGTGTTGCTATAGGGTCCCCTCTCGTCTTTGCATCTCTGTATGACACGGCCTCTTTTATGAAGCAGATACCACAGAAGCTGCACTATTTGTGTATGTTTGCTACAAACCAGTTTTCGTATATGGTGGCACAGTCACAGGTGGAAAATGGGGCCAAATGAGTACTGCAgtagagaaaaatgaatagctCTGGTTTGACCATTTGCAGTGGATCGTTGGGTGTGCAGGGCTCACAGGGAACCACTTGAGGGCTGTAGAGGACTTCtaacagcagtgtttttctcGTTGAGACGGACTGGGAGCAGTACATCACATTGTCTCAGATTTAAGCGGTGGCATTGAGTGCTTCTTCCTGGATAAGAACAAACTCCTGTACAGTGAAGCTCCTTCAAAACCTGAACTTGCTGTGTGGCTGCTCCATGGGATGCATTAACTGGTACAGCAGATCCGATCAGTCAGAGAAAAACACAAGCTGAATACCAGGGGACTTGAAGCTGCTGGCTGTTTGTGTTCTGTGCTCTAATCTAAAGCAAGGGTATCTGTAGCAGATCACTTTGGATTTCTCTGTTCCCCTTTTTTctaacagcaacagaacaaatcCTCTATCCCtcagttcttccttttctctttctttgaaaaataatgctCTGACTTGAAACCAGTGATAAAAACGGCACAAATACAGGAATGTGGCAGTGTTGATACCTATTTCAAGGATTGCTGCAGCATCCTAACGTGATGCTAAGCCTAGCAATTGATTGCTATCCAAAGGACCACTGCAGGAAAAACCCTTTTGTTCCCTTTGTTCCCTCACTCCTGCTTAACAACATTGCGTCCACTGGCCTGGATTAGTCAAGTAGTTTGCCCCATAAGATGACATACTCTTCCTTCCAGTACAGTGGCCATCCATCAGCcgagccagcagcagcagctgctccccagcacccaGGAGCCAGCCCACCACTCAGCTGAGCAAAGGGTCCCTGAGCAACGCAGCACAAATAAATGGCATCAAGCTCAGAGCCGTGCTCCTTCGGTGCTCCTTTTACTTCAGACCTTGTGCCTGGTGTTTGTCAGCTGGCTCTGTGCCTGTGGGGCTCATCTAACCTTTAAAGAAATGTGGATTGAAGTCTTTTAAGATGAAATTCAAGCTACCCAACCATCACGTTGGTGCTTGGCATGTTCCTAAAGCTGTCGCCCCAAATTAAACCTCTGTTCTTAAAGTCATTTTATGAGGCTTCTTCCTCACACTTCATGTGTGAATCAGAGACATTTGCTTTGCTAGCACTTCAAGGGTGTGCTGACCTTCCAGTCCTGAGAGGAAAATCTTGATAAAATCACTAATTAATGACTGACTTTGAATCACTTGTCCCAGATAGGAGGATAAACAAAGAAGCTGAAGGTCTGGCTATTagacaggaaagaaaggttTTTCTTTGTAGAGCAGGCTTGGCTGTTAAAATACCTAAAATGGTGGTAATTGATTTATATTCAATTATTTGAGTGCACAGAAGCAATTATGGCTAATCCTTAAAGCCTAGTTGAACTGTGAAGCGTTACTATGCTAAAAAAGATTCCATGTTAGTTACCTGCTGATGAGAAATGGTGGCAGGAGGATGGAATTTCACTTTTATTCATAATTGACACCAAATTTTGCCtatctttgctttttgtatATTGAGAACAAAAGACGTGTTTACTCCAGAGCTAACGAATTTAACTGATGAACCAATGACAGGGAACTGGATCTGAAAGAAGGGAGGAGATTTGACCACACTCTTCCAACACTGACTGGTAATATTCAAACAAGATTTGCCCTGCTCAACTCAGTCATCCAGGTTGTTTGTATAaccagagggaatggcatggggagggcagctgggggtgagggaaagggtctgaaccagagggtggtgggcatggaacagcctgcccagggctgtgagcacagcccgagctgctggagctcagtggGTGTTTGGACAGTGCTGTCAGACATTGGGTTTGGGATTGGAATGGTCCTGTGTGCAGCCAGCAGTTGGACCCAATGATCCAtgagatattctatgattatgtttgaagaaaagaacatcCAGATCACTTATGAGTTGAACATATAAGAGACATGGGAGGGGAAGGAGTTGTTCCAATGGATGCCATACCAAGGGAGGTTCCAGGACTCAAGGCCAACCTGAAGCATTATCCCAGCTACATTACAGACCAGAACGCGTCCAGCACAGGCTCAAGTTCTTCACCATCAGGTCTGGACGTCTGCTTGCAGAAAGGGCCATGTCCACTACATATCAATATTGCAGGGATCAAGAGGATCAGTTCATACAAACTCGTTCTTTACCTCGTAACGGCATATTAAGGTCACAGTTAAGGAAACGTGGAAGACAAAACAACCTGGGCCACCGGCTTCTGTGCTGCCATCCTTCATTCCAGACCGCTTCAGAAAGGATTCTTTACATTTGAAGAGTGTCTTGGCAACATCAAATCAAAGATTAATTTAGCTGCTGTGCAGGCACATCTGTGGCTTAAAAAATGGTCCTATAACTTTTATAAAGGTGAGCAAAATTATGCTTCTCTTCTactcaaaaaaacaacaacaacaacccagCAGTATTCCCTAGCTAAAGGTAATTGTTCAGTATTCTCTTCTTGTCATCCTGTAACTCAGTCCCAGCACACAAACTAATATGCTTGGCTGAGCTTTGGCTGGCAGCGCTGAGTCAAATGACCTCCAGCTCACTTCAAACATCTCTGTGAAGATGGATGTGGGCAACGACCACAGGCAGGAGCCCACAGAGGTGCAGTTCCCCTCAGTGCACACTGCTAAGGGACGGCACCTATGGCAAGAGGCAGCACAGCAAATGGGGACAGTCACCTCTTCATCTGCCGCAGCAGCATGTGCCAGAATTTGTTCAGCCGAGCCCACAGACTGAATAACAATTAGCTAAGACTAAAGCAGTCTTAAACAACCAACAAGAGACACCCTGGCACATGAAACATGCACTAACAGGAGCACCAGAGCCCATTGGTACAAAGTTGGAATCCTGCCCTCCAGTGCAGTGACATTCTCAGCCCCTACTTCAGAAAATCAGACTTGTAGGCATTAACAATTCCTGTATCCACCTTTGTTGCTTGCACATCAATACAGAGctactttttctctcttgctgccAATAATTGCAGAATGACCTTCAGTTTTTGCACCACTGACAAATGCAGTTTATTGGCaaagacagaaagcaagcagaCTTCACAATAAACTTATTATGTTCCTTACTAACCTTGTTTGACAACTACATCAACTCATCAAAGatgagcatgtccagagaagagcagcaaagctgtgaggggtctggagcacgagtcttatggggagcagctgagggaactgggacttttcaggctggagaagaagaggTTCAGGGCAGAAGTGATAGTGCTCTACAtgccctgaaaggaggttgtggtgagttGGGTGTTGGCTTCTGCCCTCAgctaacagtgataggacaagagggagtGGCCTtgagttgtgccaggggaggttcaagcTGGTTATTGgtaacatttcttctcagagtggtgaggcattggcacagggtgcccagaggggtggtggagtcaccgtccctggaggcgttcaagaactgtggagatgtggcactgatgtgGTCGGtggcacggtggggatgggctgatggttggactagctGATCTCAGTGGTTtgttccaaccttaatgattctatgacttgttATCAAGGATCATAATGTATTAGAGCAATCCTAAACTCAGGTCATTCAAAATTAGCGAGCCCATGCAAACAATAAGAgaatccttctgttttcttgaaggTGCTTTGAACAAGACGCAAGCTGTTTAAGTAACAAAATACTGAGCTGCAGCAGTAGCTATTCATTGTGAACCCTTTGTCATTTATCAATCAAACACCATCGAAGACAGGTAAGCTTCCTCACTAAAAAGTGAACAAGGGGCTGTGATGtgcagtgcacagagcagagggcaaTGCTTCCCAGGGCTGGCAGAGAGCCTCTGTTTGGCCTCAGCTGCAGGCAAACTGCTGGGAGCAGCGCAGCTCCATGGCAGGCACTCCTCAGTGCATCCTctggcagaaatgcagcagtgcttcaaaggacactgactttttttttttttcccaacataAGGTCCGGTAATCTGAAAATCCCCATTTGAGAACTGTTATGACTCCTGGAGCTGCAACTTCTGTCAAGTCCACAAAGAGGAACCCCTCTGAGTGATTCTAAGCTGGCCCAGCCCACTGACAGCCTTCTCCCACTGCTTTGAGACAAGATCTGACCCAAGAAGGATGATGCTCTCCTTCAGAGCACCGCAGGTCTCTGGACTATCAGCAGAGCACCTGAAAGCAAGAAGCACCTTCAGGTCAAATCTCTccttcatagagtcatagaatcatttgagctggaagagacccccaaaagccatctagtccaactcctctgcagtgagcagggacacctacagctccgtttgctacttaaaataaaagggtGAGTGAGGCCTGTGGGGAACTGAACCATTCAGGTTTGCAGCCTCCACGCAGCAGATCCTTGAGGCTGCTCCTGAAGACCTCCATTAGATATTTTTTCGAGCAATATTCCACTGAAATCTGCAAGGCAGCCGACAGACAGGGACGGTCACAAGGTCTTGAGGATGAGATCCCTGATAAATACACATCGCCCAGCTCAGGTGATAGAGCTGGGCACTGAGGTCTGTTAGTGCAACACCATCGAGCTCACAcgctcccagcagcacccaacCATGCTACAAATTCACATGCTTGAAGCAGTgactgaacaacaacaacaaaacctctCCAACAAAAaccaccccacagctgcccttGTGTGGCCAAAGCGCTGTTACCCATAAGCTGTGCTTGGACTACATGCAGACACACAACCTCCCAAGGCAGCTGTGCCAAAGCGAGGGCAGCAACACGGAGCTCGCAGGGCAGGATGCTGCCCAGCACCCAAAGCAGTGGCCATGCAGGATTAATCTGATTTGTAGCCACCTTGGTTGGACCGGCAGCCCActgctgtgcacacacacacactgtgaaGCTTAAATTAACTTGAGAAGCATATTTCTTTTACAGAGTGCAGCTCGGCCCAGCAATTGGACACAGGAGCAATGCGTTCATCCATCGTGGTTCATCTCCATAGAGTTGCACAACACCTTGGCAAACTTAAGGTGGAAAGAGGCGGTTTAAGTTACATCTACCTTACAGTTCTTACTGTTTAAAAGTAAGATTAAGGcaatttcagaaacaaatcatCTCACGAGTTATTTCCGGATCCTGACCCTAAGTCTCCTAAGGCTTAAATCCAGCTGAATGAACgagaagaaaaaaggctttACTCTTCACCTAACTTTTAAAAGTGAGAAGGCAACACGAGGACTTATCAGCGCCGAAGGGAAACCTCAGGCTTATCCGTATGTGAATCCcgtttcaaaaacaaacagggCTCGGGGCTGGCGGGGAGCCAAGCTGCAGGACTGCCTTTTAAGACCCGCATCTCAATGGGAGACCTCAGAGCATTCTGATCTGTTTTCATAACTGTAACCATTTCCAACCCCGGGCTTTCTAGCATATTAGCATTCCCTTCTTTCAACCAAGTTAAAGCAACAGCCGGTACAAATGAAGGCAAAACAAGCACGGGGCGCTGCGGATAAAATACAGCGTTTCAAAAGATTTAGGAAAGACAATAAGCACCGCCCGTCTTAACTGCTGCCAAGAAACCCTTACAGAGACGGAGAATCGgtgaaaaaaacactgcaacGCTGCATTTCGACAGCACTAAGAAGCACGGCTCTTAGATCTACTGCGTAGCTTTATTTTTACAGGACCTATCATAGACTCTTTTACATAACTTAAACGATTATCAAATAATCTCCTGTACACAATGAGAGCGAGCCGCGTTGCTTTCCGAGCTTTGACACATTCCTGAAAGACATCCAGCCGTCTGCAGGGATGGCACAGCCGTGGTCCGCTTCTGTCCACAACCGACGCTGTCACTTAAATTCTGCTCGCGCGATCCTGCGAGACACCGTCAGATTTCAGCGCACCCCACATTGCGGCAGCGGCGTTTGTGTCGGTTCGCTTTTGCTTCCTTCTCGCTCCGCTTTGTGTCCTCGGCTGCAAATCCAGCGGGGCCGCCCGCAAGGCTGGGGATGGCGCTCAGCACGGCACGGAGGTCGTTGACTCGAGTTTTACTTCCAAACCGAACTCGTTTACAAGCGGTCGCGATGTCACTTCGGACGCGTCCGTCGCGTCCCGTCCGCCTACTGGCACGCAGCCCTACCGCACGCTAACGCTCGCTAGAAAAACACCTGAAGGAATCGGACGGGCCGGTTTTATGGGAGCGACGCGGCCGAAGGAGGCGCACGGAGACGCCCCCGACGCCGGTGCCCTTCCAGCGGGAGCCGGGGCCGCTTCTGGGGGTCCGCCAGCCCCGCCCCTGCCCGAGGCGGGCGAGCCCAGCTCTCCTCGCCGCCCCGCGGGTcccggccgcggccccgcgccgctccctCGCCCTTCCTTCGTCCCCCGCGGCCCGGGGCCGGCCCCGCCCTACAGCCCGGTGTAGGCCGCCCGGTGGAAGCCGCCGCCATACTCGTAGGGCATCTGCGGGGCGGGCAGGGGGCACTCGGGGAAGAAGGGACCGAAGGCGTCGCCGGCGGCGGCCGGCTCCGGGTACAGCGGGCGCAGCGCCGCGGCCGGCGCCTTCTTGGCGGGGCTGCAGGGCCCGGGCGGGCTCCAGGGCGGCTCGGGGTACGGCAGCCCGCCCAGCAGCGGGTGCGGAGCGGCGGGCAGCGGCGCGGCCTCGTACAGCCCgtgctccagccccagctcggcgggcgggcgggcggcggggaaGGCGTCCTGCGGCGGGGCCGCGTGCTCGGGCAGCAGCGCGCCGTAGTCGGGGCCCAGCAGCTCGAAGAACTCGGCCGCCTCCGGCCCGCCTCCCTTCTCCGTCTCCTTGGCGCCCGGCTCGGTGAAGAAGGAGGGCGGCAGGTTGCGGTCCCGCAGCGGCACCTTCCGCgggccgcctcccgccgcccctCCGCCGTCCGAGCCCGCCGAGCCCCGGCCCGGCTGCAGGGAGCCGAAGAGGGCGGCCAGGCTGcggctctgcaggctgctgcccgCCTGCGAACCCTcccggcgcggcggcggcggcggtttGGGGcaggcggggggcggcggggcggcgggcggcggggcgaTGATGCCGGTGCAGCGCTTGATCTGCTTCTGCAGGTATTTCCTGTGGTTCACCTTCCGCTTGGATTTCACCGGCTTGTCCAGCGCCAGCTTGATGTTGCTGGAGGCAGAGTCGATGAAGCTCAGCAGGTCCCGGGTGGCTTCCTTAAAGTCCCCCGCctcgccgccgcctcctcctcctcctcctccctcgtAGCCCTTCTCCAGGTCGGCATAGCCCAGCAGGCCGCCGGCGGGGAAGCAGAAGGAGAGGAGGTGGTGCGGGCTGAGCAGCGCGGCGGGCACGGCCATGGCCGGCGGCGGGGCGCCGCGGCGCCGAGCTCCGCAGGGCTGCACCGGGACCGGGGCGGCGGAGGTGGCGGCGGTGGTGGGGAAAAAGCGGCGGgcgggagaggaggagggaccagcgcggggccgggcgcgggcATCCCCGCCTCCCGCCGACAGCGaggggccgggcgggcggggaCGGCGCTGGGGGCGGGTGGGTCGTGGCCCGGAGAGGCAGGTGCGCGGGCCTCCGCAGCGCTGTGCCCCAAAATCGGGTCGCTGCACCGGCTGGCTGCCTCGGAGCACGTGTGCACGTCGACCTGGACCAAAGCGGTGCGGTCCCTGCACAGGAAGGCTACAgagaaagatggggaagggtctgaGCGCGAGGAGCgtgaggagctgctggtgtgctcagcccagagcagagcaggctgaggggaggcctgatggcggctgcagctcccacagggagcggagggcagctctgagctctgtgacagcgacagggcccgagggaacggcatggagctgtgacagGGGAGGGCGGCTGagggtgagggaaagggtctgTATGGGTTTGTATGTCCACATATGAATAAAGAGGCATATCTGGTTTTGACTGAAATGAATTTCCTTCATCTGCACCGATTCATTAGAAATGCAGCAGAATGGAAAAGCCAGAAAGCAGAAGTGTGGAAGAAAAGGGCGGTAGGCTCCTTCCTCAGACTGTGCTTAGTGGGAAAAAGGAAAGTCCAGCCAAATTCACCCACTGTGGTTTCCAGCACTGGTTGAATGCAGAACTAACAAGTATTGGagtgagaaaagaggaaagcacaTATTTCATGTGACAAAAAAAAGGCTCAGCATTCTCTACAAAACCAAAGTGCTGATTTTCTCAGTGTCTCACGCAGCACCTCGCTGCAGCAGCTTGCTCACAGCAAGTTTCAGCACAGAATTAGAACACTCAGATTGTTTCCAAGGGTGTATTTCCAATCTGGTTTGGCTGCAGCCAAAATCTCTGCATGGAGAGGATCGATCCCCGTTTCAGAGGACAAGCTATGGGAAACGTATATCTCTCCACATAAGAATGGCAACATAAGAGGTGGATTTAAACTGCTTAGCTCGAGTACAGCCGACACGGATTAGCTACCCTCGGTCCGTCAAGCCCTGTCAAGCTTTGCAGCCTGCTCTGAGCTCCCTCATTGATGGGGAAATGTAAAGAACAACATACACATCCCCTGCATTCTCCACTGGGCAGCTTTGAGACCCTTTGAAATTGCACCAAAGCCTGGAAAATAGGACATCACTATCTGCCCAGCTCGGGGCCGTTCCTAACCTGGCCAGCGTGACCCAGCATCTGAACTGTCCTCAGGTTGGGAGCTGCTTCGGCAttactgcagcagcatttcacaGCGGCCCTAAAGGGGCTTGCTAATGAGGCGGGGTGGCATTGTATGCAGAGTGGCTAAATATCCGGTGGCTcagagaaagaagctgaaagCCCTGGCTTGTCTTCTGTAAGGCTGAATTCATTCAATTAAACAGCTTTGAGAGCTCAGAGATGGCTTAGTGGGAAACTTTATTACCTCCGAAAAATTGGAGAGCATTAAAACAATTGTCAGGCATGCAAAGCAAAGTTTGCATTCAGTCATGCTAGGCGGCCAAATTTACATATTCTAGACCAGGTCTGGAGCTTTAGAAAGCCTTCATAATTGCATTAAACATGCTTATTCTCCATGTTCTCTCAAGCAGAGCTGATTACCTCAAGTTGGGCAGCGCCTGGAGGGAAATTTGCTAAGCCACATGATGTAACAACTTGCACAGAGATCTCATTTCTTCCAAGGAAGTAGCGGTTTGGTTATTCCCACAAAACACCTCTCGTGCCCAGTGGCCAGGCGAGCCAAAGATTGTCTTCTGCTTGCGCTTGCTCAGCctaagcacagca encodes:
- the FAM181B gene encoding protein FAM181B, yielding MAVPAALLSPHHLLSFCFPAGGLLGYADLEKGYEGGGGGGGGGEAGDFKEATRDLLSFIDSASSNIKLALDKPVKSKRKVNHRKYLQKQIKRCTGIIAPPPAAPPPPACPKPPPPPRREGSQAGSSLQSRSLAALFGSLQPGRGSAGSDGGGAAGGGPRKVPLRDRNLPPSFFTEPGAKETEKGGGPEAAEFFELLGPDYGALLPEHAAPPQDAFPAARPPAELGLEHGLYEAAPLPAAPHPLLGGLPYPEPPWSPPGPCSPAKKAPAAALRPLYPEPAAAGDAFGPFFPECPLPAPQMPYEYGGGFHRAAYTGL